The Candidatus Thorarchaeota archaeon genome window below encodes:
- a CDS encoding class I SAM-dependent methyltransferase, translating into MPDIFETVERSYDKMGEQYHSFRNNDKFNSQLEQFAERLPDSGKVLDAGSGVGRPTSQFLAKRGFNVTGVDISKQMVDLAKKNVPEATFYQKNILNLDFPDESFDGIICVYTLWHIPRKHHPAIIRNFHRMLKDGGILVLNTGVLESDGMSTFFGQPMLWSTNKPKQTLEFVKELSMEIVFEGGLKLGGERQYWIFARKVNHSE; encoded by the coding sequence ATGCCAGACATATTCGAAACGGTCGAGAGAAGCTATGACAAGATGGGCGAGCAGTATCACTCATTCAGGAACAATGACAAGTTTAATTCCCAGCTTGAACAATTTGCTGAACGGCTGCCGGATTCAGGCAAGGTCCTAGACGCAGGTTCCGGAGTTGGGCGCCCCACATCTCAGTTTCTGGCAAAGCGGGGATTCAACGTAACAGGTGTCGACATCTCTAAGCAGATGGTTGATCTGGCAAAGAAGAACGTACCTGAAGCGACGTTTTATCAGAAGAACATTCTCAACCTCGATTTCCCTGACGAGTCATTCGACGGCATCATCTGCGTGTACACCCTCTGGCACATCCCCCGAAAGCACCACCCCGCCATCATCCGCAACTTCCATCGCATGCTCAAGGACGGCGGCATACTGGTACTCAACACAGGGGTACTGGAGTCGGATGGAATGAGCACGTTCTTTGGACAGCCGATGCTGTGGAGCACCAACAAGCCAAAGCAGACGTTAGAGTTTGTGAAGGAGCTAAGTATGGAGATTGTGTTTGAGGGAGGGCTGAAACTGGGCGGAGAACGGCAGTACTGGATTTTCGCCAGGAAAGTGAATCATTCAGAATGA